The Gossypium hirsutum isolate 1008001.06 chromosome D02, Gossypium_hirsutum_v2.1, whole genome shotgun sequence region AAAAAAATTCTtagtaaaaaaatggaaaaagcaATTAAGGCACCTACTTGAGCGGTTATGggtagaaaaagaaaacaattagattttttttttaacgaaaatCTTTAGTTAACCGATTTAATTGTTAATAAAACTGTTGTGGTTGATGGAgcacatatattttaaaaataaaaaatctaaaaaaatattttaaaaattactaatatattagatccaattataaatataaatttcaaatattgtaaaaaatatacaaaaaatattaaatatggaaaaataaaaatgatcatAAGTAATTCTCAAtaactataaaaattataaaaatcttaaaaagttATAAAGAGAAGCTAAAAATGAATTTGAACAAATGGTTATTCAGATTCATTCTAACGtaacttttaaatattataaaatatatataaaaaattatttaaaaaatctaaaaaatatgtcaaataaaacttaaaatttaatcctAATCTTTTCTATTTTAGTATTTTCCTTAAAAGGTATCATCAACATGTACATGCAATCAcaccaattttaaaaataaattattataaacttaATAAGCATACATTAtactttttaattataaatattaaatctcaatttttatctccaattattttatattagataaataattatcCAAGTTCTAGATTCAttatagatataaatattttagtattttttatatttttgaaaataaaaatttaaaatataaggaTGTGGCGTACCACATCAATAATTTATTCACAAATCAACTCTTCTAATCACGTTGTTAACAGTCAAATTGATAAGATTCCAACTCCTcattactaattttttattttttagtaaaaccCTATTATTTTCTATAGGCGAAAATGTAACTTTTGAGTATCCAAcaatttgaattgaatattttcCTAGAATTTCTTATTAATTATAATACAAAATATTCACGAATGTCCTAGAATGAAATGTGCTGTCGTTACAGGCTTCTAGATAAATGTTCCAGAAAAATGATTTAAACCCAGGAAATAGAAAAATCTTGTCCATGCTAGAATCCTCCACAACTACAACTATAAATATCCATTTCAAGTCCCCTACATTCTCAGACAAGCAAAGCTTAGATCGACAGCTTTTAAGACAAAATCTTCAAGGTTTCTTCATATATTGCTCTTATCTTGCTTCTGAAAATGTCTCTGATTCCAAGATTCTTCGGCAACCGGCGCAGCAACGTGTTCGACCCATTCTCACTTGATGTTTGGGACCCATTCAGGGACTTCGCTGTCTCTACGAAACGGACGCCGGAAACCTCAGCCTTTGTCGACACCCGGATCGACTGGAAGGAAACCCCGGAAGCCCACGTGTTCAAGGCCGATGTGCCGGGGCTTAAGAAAGAAGAAGTGAAAGTGGAAGTGGTAGATGATCGGGTGTTGCAGATAAGTGGGGAGAGGAACGTGGAGAAGGAAGACAAGAATGATACGTGGCACCGGGTTGAACGGAGCAGCGGCAAGTTCATGAGGAGGTTCAGGTTGCCTGAGAATGCCAAGATGGATCAGGTTAAGGCTTCCATGGAGAATGGGGTGCTTACTGTCACTGTACCCAAGCTGGT contains the following coding sequences:
- the LOC107910546 gene encoding 17.5 kDa class I heat shock protein; this translates as MSLIPRFFGNRRSNVFDPFSLDVWDPFRDFAVSTKRTPETSAFVDTRIDWKETPEAHVFKADVPGLKKEEVKVEVVDDRVLQISGERNVEKEDKNDTWHRVERSSGKFMRRFRLPENAKMDQVKASMENGVLTVTVPKLVVKKPDVKAVEISG